The proteins below come from a single Nocardioides eburneiflavus genomic window:
- a CDS encoding YqgE/AlgH family protein, translating to MQLASGMLLVATPALQDPNFVDTVVLLLDVSDEGALGVVLNRPSQVLVADVLEPWRDAVAEPEVLFRGGPVGTDGALALASLRDPQDPPVGWRPVAGLLGMVDLDTPTELVDGALTAMRVFAGYAGWGAGQLDGEVEEGSWYVVSGEVGDAFRGDTSGLRRDVMRRQPGMLAWHVNRPVDPDLN from the coding sequence ATGCAGCTCGCATCGGGGATGCTGCTGGTGGCGACGCCGGCCCTGCAGGACCCCAACTTCGTCGACACGGTGGTGCTGCTGCTCGACGTCAGCGACGAGGGTGCCCTCGGCGTCGTGCTCAACCGACCCTCCCAGGTGCTGGTCGCCGACGTGCTCGAGCCGTGGCGTGACGCGGTCGCCGAGCCGGAGGTGCTGTTCCGCGGCGGGCCGGTCGGCACCGACGGTGCCCTCGCCCTGGCGTCCCTGCGCGACCCGCAGGACCCACCGGTCGGCTGGCGGCCCGTCGCGGGCCTGCTCGGCATGGTCGACCTCGACACCCCGACCGAGCTCGTCGACGGCGCCCTGACCGCGATGCGGGTCTTCGCGGGCTACGCCGGCTGGGGCGCCGGTCAGCTCGACGGCGAGGTCGAGGAGGGCAGCTGGTACGTCGTGAGCGGCGAGGTGGGCGACGCGTTCCGCGGCGACACCAGCGGCCTGCGCCGCGACGTGATGCGTCGCCAGCCGGGCATGCTCGCCTGGCACGTGAACCGGCCGGTCGATCCCGACCTGAACTGA
- a CDS encoding TetR/AcrR family transcriptional regulator, with product MRTRRQRFSDSTKRALVDVAERLFTEHGYSATSLDAIVAGADVTKGALYHHFSGKQAIFEAAFERVESRATAGIAQATEGHQDPWLKAQAGLRAFLDAVQEPGYRQIVISDGPSVLGHERYREQEERSTYAIVDEIVRAVLTDTEWDLDDAMLDTFTRIFFGAMSAAGGSVAVSEDAATAALRVEAAIGFIMAGLQRLLEDGTEPPDPVRRSGATSRT from the coding sequence ATGAGGACCCGGCGTCAGCGCTTCTCCGACTCGACCAAGCGCGCGCTCGTCGACGTCGCCGAACGGCTCTTCACCGAGCACGGCTACTCCGCCACGTCGCTGGACGCCATCGTGGCGGGCGCCGACGTCACCAAGGGCGCGCTCTACCACCACTTCAGCGGCAAGCAGGCGATCTTCGAGGCCGCCTTCGAGCGGGTGGAGTCGCGGGCGACGGCCGGCATCGCGCAGGCGACGGAGGGCCACCAGGACCCCTGGCTCAAGGCCCAGGCCGGCCTGCGTGCCTTCCTCGACGCGGTGCAGGAGCCGGGCTACCGCCAGATCGTGATCTCCGACGGCCCCTCGGTGCTCGGCCACGAGCGCTACCGCGAGCAGGAGGAGCGCTCGACGTACGCCATCGTCGACGAGATCGTGCGTGCGGTCCTGACCGACACCGAGTGGGACCTCGACGACGCCATGCTCGACACCTTCACCCGGATCTTCTTCGGCGCCATGTCGGCCGCGGGCGGGTCCGTCGCGGTCAGCGAGGACGCCGCCACCGCGGCCTTGCGGGTCGAGGCCGCGATCGGGTTCATCATGGCCGGCCTCCAGCGACTGCTGGAGGACGGCACCGAGCCGCCCGACCCCGTTCGTAGGTCCGGGGCTACTTCGCGAACGTGA
- a CDS encoding IS110 family transposase, which produces MFTERTSVGLDVHARSVAAAAIDGVTGELFQTKLTPSYEHVESWLVGLPGSVAVAYEAGPTGFGLYRHLTAAGIRCEVLAPSKLQKPAGDRVKTDAKDAIHLAKLLRLDEITTVSIPTPDQEAARNLVRAREDCRADLMRARHRLSKLLLRHGIVYYGGQAWTGKHDIWLRHEALPQLTAPATRLTFDNDYEAVLAVKARRNRLDAAIEEMAADSEFTPVVRRLGCLRGVSTLTGFGLAVEIGDWHRFTGNSIGTFVGLTPTEHSSGESKNRGSITKTGNGHARRLLVEAAWHHRARYLVGKALRDRWDLAPAQARVRGDEGNRRLHQRWVKFIDRRKTHNVANVAIARELAGWCWSLAVMD; this is translated from the coding sequence GTGTTTACCGAGCGTACGAGTGTTGGGCTCGACGTGCACGCCCGATCTGTCGCAGCAGCGGCGATCGATGGCGTCACGGGCGAGCTGTTCCAGACGAAGCTGACCCCGTCCTATGAGCATGTCGAGTCGTGGCTGGTCGGCTTGCCGGGATCGGTGGCGGTGGCCTACGAGGCCGGGCCGACCGGTTTCGGGCTGTACCGGCACCTGACCGCTGCCGGTATCCGGTGCGAGGTCCTCGCGCCGTCGAAGCTGCAGAAACCGGCGGGTGATCGGGTCAAGACCGACGCCAAGGACGCCATCCATCTCGCCAAGCTCCTGCGCCTCGACGAGATCACGACGGTGTCGATCCCGACCCCGGACCAGGAAGCCGCTCGCAACCTGGTCCGGGCCCGGGAGGACTGCCGCGCCGATCTGATGCGGGCCCGGCACCGGCTCTCGAAACTGCTGCTGCGCCACGGCATCGTCTACTACGGCGGCCAGGCGTGGACCGGCAAGCACGACATCTGGCTGCGCCACGAGGCGCTTCCCCAGCTGACCGCGCCCGCGACCCGGCTGACCTTCGACAACGACTACGAGGCCGTGCTCGCAGTGAAGGCCCGACGGAACCGGCTCGACGCCGCGATCGAGGAGATGGCCGCCGACTCGGAGTTCACCCCCGTCGTGCGCCGGCTCGGCTGTCTGCGTGGGGTCAGCACCCTGACCGGGTTCGGGCTCGCGGTCGAGATTGGTGACTGGCACCGGTTCACCGGCAACTCCATCGGCACCTTCGTCGGTCTCACCCCCACCGAGCACTCCTCGGGGGAGTCGAAGAACCGCGGGTCGATCACCAAGACCGGCAACGGCCACGCGCGCCGGCTCCTGGTCGAGGCCGCCTGGCACCACCGCGCCCGCTACCTGGTCGGGAAAGCTCTGCGCGACCGCTGGGACCTGGCCCCAGCCCAGGCACGGGTCCGCGGCGATGAGGGCAACCGTCGTCTGCACCAGCGGTGGGTGAAGTTCATCGACCGCCGTAAGACCCACAACGTCGCCAACGTGGCCATCGCTCGCGAGCTGGCCGGCTGGTGCTGGTCCCTGGCCGTCATGGACTAA